One region of Suncus etruscus isolate mSunEtr1 chromosome 5, mSunEtr1.pri.cur, whole genome shotgun sequence genomic DNA includes:
- the WDR38 gene encoding WD repeat-containing protein 38 produces the protein MNIGAPGGLAVEKVKVFGRHSGEVNSSAFSPNGDTLLTASEDGCVYGWATQSGKLLWKLDGHTGPVKFCRFSPDGHLFASTSGDRTIRLWDTAEAKCLRVLEGHQRSVETVSFSPDSKQLASGGWDKRVTLWEVQSGQVLRHLLGHRDSIRSSDFAPSSNHLATGAWDSTICVWDLRALRAIAQELEGHHGNISCLNYSPSSLLASGSWDRTVSIWKTSTPRPSVQLKGHISWVTSVAFSPDGLQLASADSHKVKIWDCNTGKCLDTIKAVLDVAHAFAFTPNGKILVSGSVDG, from the exons ATGAACATCGGGGCCCCCGGGGGCCTGGCCGTGGAGAAGGTGAAGGTCTTCGGCAGGCACAGCGGGGAG GTCAACTCCTCAGCCTTCTCTCCTAACGGAGACACGCTGCTCACCGCCTCCGAGGACGGCTGTGTGTATGGCTGGGCCACGCAGAGTGGGAAGCTGCTCTGGAAACTGGACGGCCACACAG GTCCTGTGAAGTTTTGCCGCTTCTCCCCTGATGGTCACCTTTTTGCCTCTACCTCCGGTGACCGGACCATCCGCCTGTGGGACACAGCTGAAGCCAAGTGCCTAAGAGTCCTAGAGG GTCACCAGCGCAGCGTGGAGACAGTCAGCTTCAGCCCAGACTCAAAGCAGCTGGCATCAGGTGGTTGGGACAAGCGGGTGACCCTCTGGGAGGTACAG TCTGGCCAGGTGCTGCGACACTTGCTAGGGCACAGAGACTCCATCCGGAGCAGTGACTTTGCACCGAGCTCGAACCATTTG GCCACAGGTGCTTGGGACTCAACCATCTGCGTCTGGGACCTGAGAGCCCTAAGAGCCATTGCTCAAGAGCTTGAGGGTCACCACGGCAACATCAGCTGCCTTAACTACTCCCCCTCCAGCCTCCTG GCTTCAGGCTCCTGGGACAGGACCGTCTCCATCTGGAAAACTTCCACCCCACGTCCATCTGTTCAGCTCAAGGGCCACATCTCCTGGGTGACCAGTGTAGCTTTCTCCCCTGATGGGCTGCAGCTGGCCAGCGCAGACTCCCATAAG GTCAAAATCTGGGATTGCAACACAGGAAAGTGCCTTGACACAATAAAG GcagtgctggatgtggctcatGCCTTTGCCTTCACCCCAAACGGGAAAATCCTAGTGTCCGGGTCTGTCGATGGCTGA
- the RPL35 gene encoding 60S ribosomal protein L35: protein MAKIKARDLRGKKKEELLKQLDDLKVELSQLRVAKVTGGAASKLSKIRVVRKSIARVLTVINQTQKENLRKFYKGKKYKPLDLRPKKTRAMRRRLNKHEERLKTKKQQRKERLYPLRKYAVKA from the exons ATG GCCAAGATCAAGGCCCGGGACCTGCGCGGCAAGAAGAAGGAGGAGCTGCTCAAGCAGCTGGACGACCTCAAGGTGGAGCTGTCGCAGCTGCGCGTCGCCAAAGTCACCGGCGGCGCCGCCTCCAAGCTCTCCAAGAT CCGAGTTGTTCGCAAATCTATCGCCCGTGTGCTCACCGTCATTAACCAAACTCAGAAGGAGAATCTCAGAAAATTCTACAAG GGTAAGAAGTACAAGCCCCTCGACTTGCGGCCCAAGAAGACTCGGGCCATGCGCCGCCGCCTCAACAAGCATGAGGAGAGACTGAAGACCAAGAAACAGCAGCGCAAGGAGCGGCTGTATCCACTGCGCAAGTACGCGGTGAAGGCCTGA
- the ARPC5L gene encoding actin-related protein 2/3 complex subunit 5-like protein produces the protein MARNTLSSRFRRVDIDEFDENKFVDEQEEASAAAQAAGEPGPDPGEVDGLLRQGDMLRAFHAALRNSPINTKNQAVKERAQGVVLKVLTNFKSSEIEQAVQSLDRNGIDLLMKYIYKGFEKPTENSSAVLLQWHEKALAVGGLGSIIRVLTARKTV, from the exons ATGGCCCGCAACACGCTGTCGTCACGCTTCCGCCGCGTGGACATCGACGAGTTCGACGAGAACAAGTTCGTGGACGAGCAGGAGGAGGCGTCGGCGGCCGCGCAGGCGGCGGGGGAGCCGGGCCCGGACCCCGGCGAGGTGGACGGGCTCCTGCGGCA AGGGGACATGCTCCGGGCATTCCACGCGGCCCTGCGGAACTCTCCCATCAACACCAAGAATCAAGCTGTGAAG GAGCGAGCCCAGGGCGTGGTGCTAAAGGTGCTTACCAATTTTAAGAGCAGCGAGATCGAGCAGGCTGTGCAGTCCCTGGACAGAAATGGCATCGACCTGTTAATGAAGTACATTTATAAAGGGTTTGAGAAGCCCACAGAAAATAGCAGTGCAGTGTTACTCCAGTGGCACGAAAAG GCATTAGCAGTAGGAGGACTAGGATCCATTATAAGAGTTCTTACTGCAAGAAAGACTGTTTAA